In Ursus arctos isolate Adak ecotype North America unplaced genomic scaffold, UrsArc2.0 scaffold_65, whole genome shotgun sequence, a single window of DNA contains:
- the LOC113245047 gene encoding taurine up-regulated 1 protein, giving the protein MCCLRRRRCRRRRETSRPRLLCRRCRSRHRHLSHRFVSASAHNPGRLAHSPTPQAPEASAAHSANHRAAAPPAPALMRRLLIGGLEEALARPPPLPGLVGRRSGRAVDRAIGWRLFLLLWHPALGAQARPPRRAPGGRWRSRRVFLLVRRTRAAAYAFAIRRGVVRVVGGGGQLLRPAPGEAAAAAGFGAAGEAGVAGAGLEAWRHPSGPARTQLGGQEGAGGWLVVGFLLCLFLLMPP; this is encoded by the exons ATGTgctgcctccgccgccgccgctgccgccgccgccgcgagaCCAGCCGCCCAC GGCTGCTCTGCCGCCGCTGCCGCAGCCGCCACCGCCACCTCAGCCACCGCTTTGTCTCCGCTAGTGCACACAACCCTGGCCGCCTCGCACACTCCCCGACGCCCCAAGCCCCCGAGGCCTCCGCGGCGCATTCGGCCAATCACAGAGCCGCAgctcctcccgcccccgccctgATGCGACGCCTCCTGATTGGCGG ACTCGAAGAAGCCCTGGCgcgccctccccccctccccggtcTGGTAGGGCGAAGGAGCGGGCGCGCGGTCGATCGAGCGATCGGTTGGCGGCTCTTTCTCCTGCTCTGGCATCCAGCTCTTGGGGCGCAGGCCCGGCCGCCGCGGCGCGCGCCCGGTGGCCGTTGGCGCTCGCGCCGCGTTTTTCTTCTCGTACGCAGAACTCGGGCGGCGGCCTATGCGTTTGCGATTCGACGAGGAGTCGTCCGGGTGGTCGGCGGCGGCGGGCAACTGCTCCGCCCCGCTCccggggaggcggcggcggcggcgggattTGGCGCGGCCGGGGAGGCGGGGGTGGCCGGGGCCGGCCTGGAGGCCTGGCGCCACCCTTCGGGGCCTGCAAGGACCCAGTTGGGGGGGCAAGAGGGCGCCGGGGGATGGTTGGTGGTGGGCTTTCTACTTTGCCTTTTCCTCCTTATGCCCCCTTAG